Proteins encoded within one genomic window of Synechococcus sp. PCC 7335:
- a CDS encoding NIL domain-containing protein — protein sequence MKKRLTLTFPKRTIHMPITYRLAKDFNVAANIFRAHVAPDQVGKLLVELSGDIDRLDEAIEWLRSNHIEVSLVSREIVIDQDSCVHCGLCTGVCPTESLRLDAETHKLVFVRSRCIMCEQCLPSCPVQAISTNL from the coding sequence GTGAAAAAGCGACTGACTCTCACTTTCCCAAAGCGCACCATCCACATGCCGATCACCTACCGGCTAGCAAAAGACTTCAACGTGGCGGCCAATATCTTTCGCGCGCATGTAGCGCCTGACCAGGTAGGAAAGCTGCTAGTGGAGCTATCAGGCGATATCGATCGGTTAGACGAGGCAATTGAATGGCTGCGTTCAAATCATATTGAGGTGTCACTTGTAAGTCGTGAGATTGTGATTGACCAAGACAGTTGCGTACACTGCGGATTGTGTACAGGGGTATGCCCAACGGAATCGTTGCGACTGGACGCTGAGACTCACAAACTGGTGTTCGTGCGATCGCGTTGCATCATGTGTGAACAATGCTTGCCTAGCTGCCCAGTTCAAGCCATCTCTACGAATCTTTAG
- a CDS encoding alpha/beta fold hydrolase, translating into MSTSPSSSLGASSNFSSSSSSDYVLGSSAPVLSTWQWKGFTIGYQHARPDHSSSKLDPKSDGIEHPAVVMIHGFGASSIHWRKNLPDFATCYSVYAIDLLGYGKSAKPTPGKPLDYTFETWGEQILDFCQQVVGQSAFLVANSIGCIVAMQTAVRSPDWVRGVALLDCSLRLLHDRKRQTLPWYRNLSTPYIQKVLGYRPLIQLFFKQLAKPKSVKNILRQAYGRKDEVTDELVSLLLEPAFDPGAVDVFLAFIRYSQGPIAEDLLPQLTCPVLILWGQVDPWEPIELGRAYADYPAVEEFVELEGIGHCPQDEAPEVVNPIVMQWIAKKCL; encoded by the coding sequence ATGTCTACTTCTCCCAGCTCTTCTTTAGGCGCTTCTTCGAACTTTTCTTCGAGTTCCTCCTCAGACTATGTTCTAGGTTCAAGTGCGCCTGTCCTTTCTACTTGGCAATGGAAAGGATTCACCATTGGCTACCAACATGCCAGACCCGATCACTCGAGTTCTAAATTAGACCCAAAGTCAGACGGTATCGAACACCCAGCAGTGGTGATGATACATGGATTCGGAGCTTCTAGTATCCACTGGCGCAAGAATCTTCCTGATTTTGCAACTTGCTACAGCGTCTATGCAATTGATCTACTGGGCTATGGCAAGTCGGCTAAACCTACACCTGGCAAACCGCTGGACTACACCTTTGAGACTTGGGGAGAGCAAATCTTGGACTTTTGCCAGCAGGTGGTAGGGCAGTCGGCTTTCTTAGTCGCTAACTCTATCGGCTGCATTGTGGCCATGCAGACAGCTGTGCGATCGCCAGACTGGGTGCGTGGCGTGGCACTACTTGACTGCTCTTTGCGCCTGCTACATGATCGCAAACGTCAGACCCTACCGTGGTATCGCAATCTTTCGACGCCCTATATTCAAAAGGTGCTGGGCTATCGACCCTTAATCCAACTGTTTTTTAAGCAGCTCGCTAAACCTAAGTCAGTCAAGAATATTCTTCGTCAGGCCTACGGACGTAAGGATGAGGTTACAGATGAGCTGGTTTCACTGCTGCTAGAGCCTGCCTTTGATCCTGGCGCAGTGGATGTTTTTCTAGCGTTTATTCGCTATTCACAGGGGCCTATTGCTGAAGATTTGTTGCCCCAGCTCACTTGCCCGGTACTGATCTTATGGGGGCAAGTCGACCCGTGGGAGCCGATTGAGCTAGGCCGAGCCTACGCTGACTACCCGGCTGTGGAGGAGTTTGTTGAGTTAGAAGGGATTGGCCATTGTCCCCAAGATGAAGCGCCTGAAGTGGTTAATCCGATTGTGATGCAATGGATCGCGAAGAAGTGCCTATGA
- a CDS encoding thioredoxin family protein has protein sequence MSVDSSETGKRIKNFVIVAVAAILSIALILGVQTHSPAASLSEMAQQSMPLEAAMANKKPTLIEFYANWCTSCQAMAPDIQALKESYRDQVNFVMLNVDNTKWLPEMLNYRVDGIPHFEFLSANSDEQGAAIGELPRAILAENLNALIANQSLPYAQISGRISTVDTATNPINAPTNASDPRSHGAQVSTQVTN, from the coding sequence ATGTCGGTTGATTCTTCAGAAACGGGCAAACGGATCAAAAACTTTGTCATCGTAGCCGTCGCAGCTATTCTTAGCATTGCCCTCATCCTAGGCGTGCAGACCCACTCTCCTGCTGCTTCTTTGTCTGAAATGGCTCAGCAGTCTATGCCATTAGAAGCGGCAATGGCCAATAAAAAACCTACCCTAATTGAGTTCTATGCCAATTGGTGTACGAGCTGTCAGGCAATGGCTCCCGATATTCAAGCCCTTAAAGAAAGCTATCGCGATCAGGTTAACTTCGTCATGCTAAACGTCGACAACACTAAATGGCTTCCCGAAATGCTCAACTACCGCGTAGATGGTATCCCTCACTTTGAGTTCCTCTCCGCCAACAGTGATGAACAGGGCGCTGCTATCGGCGAGCTACCTCGCGCTATCCTAGCTGAAAATCTGAACGCTCTTATCGCTAACCAATCGTTGCCTTACGCACAAATAAGTGGCCGCATCTCCACAGTAGATACAGCCACTAATCCTATCAACGCACCTACCAATGCATCCGACCCACGCAGTCATGGCGCTCAAGTTAGCACTCAAGTGACTAACTAA
- a CDS encoding Sll0314/Alr1548 family TPR repeat-containing protein, which translates to MTFWTTTFWTVTSRLMNSLARLKRGGLALTGASTVMMLSLLSSPALAGDPFRPGNEYNIGSNAEAAFEAFFKEGDYIRAQEAIDLALDSEGDEPLVHGLAASMAYLDGDFDTMALHAELTKSTAAALLESRPLRGHLYSAVGIFLDGAHLMSTQGVARSTPTALGMLQQVFGHLDEAEKIDKTDPELNLVQGFMDLMLAVNLPFSNPEESIERLAQYSSPNYLTYRGIALGYRDLGRISDAMIAVDRALQAAPENPELYYLRAQLQRRQEQTAASVESFDKALTYADQLPPEIARMIYKERCRTLGGASDACVTQATDFVANL; encoded by the coding sequence ATGACGTTTTGGACTACGACGTTTTGGACAGTGACATCTCGACTGATGAACTCTCTTGCTAGGCTCAAGCGAGGAGGTTTGGCACTCACTGGTGCTTCGACAGTCATGATGCTATCCCTTTTGTCTAGTCCTGCTCTAGCTGGCGATCCCTTCCGTCCGGGCAACGAATACAACATCGGTTCTAATGCAGAAGCTGCCTTCGAAGCCTTCTTTAAAGAGGGTGACTACATTCGTGCTCAAGAAGCGATAGATTTGGCACTAGATTCTGAGGGCGATGAGCCGCTAGTCCATGGCTTAGCGGCTTCTATGGCCTACCTAGATGGTGATTTTGACACCATGGCCCTTCATGCGGAGCTAACTAAATCAACTGCTGCTGCCCTGCTAGAGAGTAGACCTCTTCGAGGACATCTCTATTCTGCAGTCGGCATCTTTCTAGACGGTGCTCACTTAATGTCTACTCAAGGCGTCGCTCGTAGTACACCCACGGCGCTAGGTATGCTTCAGCAGGTGTTTGGTCACTTAGATGAAGCCGAAAAAATTGATAAAACCGATCCGGAGTTGAACTTGGTTCAGGGGTTTATGGATCTGATGCTGGCGGTCAATCTACCCTTCTCAAATCCTGAAGAAAGTATCGAACGCCTAGCGCAGTACAGTAGCCCTAACTATCTGACCTATCGAGGAATTGCACTGGGCTACCGCGATCTTGGCCGGATATCAGATGCCATGATCGCCGTAGATAGAGCCTTGCAAGCGGCTCCAGAAAATCCAGAGCTTTACTATTTAAGGGCGCAACTACAGCGGCGCCAAGAACAGACAGCTGCCAGCGTTGAATCCTTTGATAAAGCCTTGACCTACGCCGATCAGCTGCCGCCTGAGATCGCTCGTATGATCTACAAAGAGAGATGTCGGACGTTAGGTGGTGCTTCTGATGCCTGTGTTACGCAGGCAACCGACTTCGTTGCGAATCTGTAG
- a CDS encoding 5-(carboxyamino)imidazole ribonucleotide synthase encodes MTDEYQQVNRVGVIGGGQLAWMMAAGARALNIALHVQTPSNEDPAVKIAQTALIGEVDDAAVTAQLAKQCDVITFENEFIDLSALRQIEGQIYKAETLFAPSLDALSPLLDKYEQRLYCDRLNLPSLPFTTLESKTELSSLAEKVASLGLPLVLKTRRHGYDGQGTFILKTLADVEATWEKLGYQPVLLEAFVEFEKELAVMVARSASGEVAVYPVVETEQIDQVCRRVIVPARVGPEIDDQVRAIATTLITHLDFVGVLGIELFLSAQGKVTINEVAPRTHNSGHYTLDACITSQFEQQLRAVSNRPLGSTDLKKLGAIMVNLLGTDSTTSGYQNQCKALSEIPDAHVYWYGKKRSRLGRKMGHVTILTDSPSDDKAIAETIKAVEELWYRS; translated from the coding sequence ATGACGGATGAATATCAGCAGGTAAATCGTGTTGGTGTCATAGGGGGCGGTCAACTCGCCTGGATGATGGCGGCTGGCGCTAGGGCGCTGAATATCGCGCTGCATGTTCAGACGCCCAGCAATGAGGATCCGGCGGTCAAGATCGCACAGACTGCCCTAATTGGTGAAGTTGACGATGCAGCGGTGACCGCTCAGCTAGCTAAGCAGTGCGACGTCATCACCTTCGAAAACGAATTTATCGACTTATCAGCGCTACGCCAGATCGAAGGTCAAATATACAAAGCCGAAACTTTGTTTGCACCTTCTCTCGATGCGCTCTCACCACTATTAGATAAGTACGAGCAGCGACTGTATTGCGATCGCCTCAATCTGCCCTCACTTCCTTTCACTACGTTAGAAAGCAAGACTGAATTATCTAGCCTAGCCGAAAAAGTCGCCTCACTTGGTTTGCCTTTAGTTCTTAAAACTCGCAGACACGGGTACGACGGACAGGGCACTTTTATTCTCAAAACGCTAGCAGATGTGGAGGCTACTTGGGAAAAGCTAGGCTATCAACCTGTGCTGCTCGAAGCCTTTGTTGAGTTTGAAAAAGAACTCGCGGTGATGGTAGCTAGGAGCGCGTCAGGAGAAGTAGCCGTGTATCCAGTGGTAGAAACTGAGCAAATTGACCAGGTCTGTCGTCGGGTGATCGTGCCCGCTCGGGTCGGGCCAGAAATTGATGATCAAGTGCGGGCGATCGCAACTACCTTGATCACCCATCTAGACTTCGTTGGCGTCCTCGGTATAGAGCTATTCTTAAGCGCTCAAGGTAAAGTCACCATTAATGAAGTCGCCCCCCGAACTCATAACTCTGGCCATTACACGCTAGACGCCTGCATCACGTCCCAATTCGAGCAACAGCTTAGGGCCGTTTCCAACCGCCCATTAGGATCTACCGACTTGAAGAAGCTCGGTGCAATCATGGTCAATCTTCTAGGTACGGACTCTACAACTAGCGGCTATCAAAATCAATGCAAGGCACTATCAGAGATTCCTGATGCCCATGTCTACTGGTATGGAAAAAAGCGATCGCGCCTAGGACGAAAGATGGGACATGTAACCATTTTGACAGACAGCCCAAGCGACGATAAGGCAATAGCTGAGACGATTAAAGCCGTCGAAGAACTTTGGTATCGCTCATGA
- a CDS encoding CTP synthase, translating to MTKFVFVTGGVVSSIGKGIVAASLGRLLKSRDYSVSILKLDPYINVDPGTMSPFQHGEVFVTEDGAETDLDLGHYERFTDTSMSRLNSVTTGAIYQSVINKERRGDYEGGTVQVIPHVTNEIKSRIHRVARNRNPDVVIVEIGGTVGDIESLPFMEAIRQFKQDVGPHDVLYMHVTLIPWIPAAHELKTKPTQHSVKELRSIGIQPDILVCRSERPLREELRQKISSFCNVPLPCVIQALDARSIYEVPLYMEKEGLAEQTLDFLQLSQRSPDLTKWTTLVQRMHRPSKSIEVAIVGKYIQLNDAYLSVIEALTHAGTHFETEVKIRWVDSEDIEQHGPQKHLKEVAAIIVPGGFGSRGVDGKIQTIQYARENRIPFLGLCLGMQCLVMEWAQNIAKLEQANSSEFDEQTANPVISLMPEQEDVVDLGGTMRLGLWPCRIEPNTLASKLYNKEVIYERHRHRYEFNNAYRNLFLETGFMVSGTSPDGRLVEIVELPSHPYFIACQFHPEFQSRPSTPHPMFLGLVEAALKDNTFVEEIKRMETSVSV from the coding sequence ATGACCAAATTCGTCTTTGTAACCGGCGGTGTTGTTTCTAGTATTGGCAAAGGGATTGTGGCTGCTAGTCTAGGTCGGCTGCTGAAGTCACGCGATTATTCAGTTTCGATTCTAAAGCTCGATCCCTACATCAATGTCGATCCAGGCACCATGAGTCCGTTTCAGCATGGTGAGGTATTTGTGACCGAAGACGGCGCGGAGACAGATTTAGATCTTGGCCACTACGAGCGCTTTACCGATACATCTATGTCGCGGCTCAACAGTGTGACCACTGGCGCTATTTATCAATCTGTGATCAATAAAGAAAGGCGAGGTGACTACGAAGGGGGTACTGTTCAAGTCATTCCCCATGTCACTAACGAAATCAAATCGCGGATTCATCGAGTAGCTCGTAATCGCAATCCCGATGTGGTGATTGTAGAGATTGGTGGCACGGTTGGTGATATCGAGTCTTTGCCGTTCATGGAGGCTATTCGTCAGTTCAAGCAAGATGTTGGCCCGCATGATGTTCTCTATATGCATGTGACCCTAATTCCCTGGATTCCAGCGGCGCATGAGCTAAAGACAAAGCCCACTCAGCACTCAGTCAAAGAACTGCGATCAATCGGAATTCAGCCAGACATTTTAGTTTGCCGAAGTGAGCGACCTTTGCGAGAGGAGCTACGACAGAAGATTTCTAGCTTCTGTAACGTACCACTCCCTTGCGTGATTCAAGCGCTCGATGCTCGCAGCATCTATGAAGTGCCGCTGTACATGGAGAAGGAAGGCCTCGCTGAGCAGACGCTAGACTTCTTGCAGTTAAGTCAGCGATCGCCTGATCTAACCAAGTGGACGACGCTGGTCCAACGCATGCATCGCCCTAGTAAATCAATAGAAGTGGCTATTGTCGGTAAATATATACAGCTAAACGATGCGTATCTATCGGTGATCGAAGCCCTTACCCATGCAGGAACTCACTTCGAGACGGAGGTCAAAATCCGCTGGGTAGATTCAGAAGACATTGAGCAACATGGACCGCAAAAACACTTGAAAGAGGTGGCCGCGATTATCGTTCCAGGTGGATTTGGCTCTAGGGGGGTAGACGGCAAAATCCAAACGATTCAATATGCGAGAGAAAATCGAATTCCGTTTCTAGGCTTGTGTTTAGGAATGCAGTGTTTGGTAATGGAATGGGCGCAAAATATTGCAAAGTTAGAGCAAGCGAATAGCTCTGAGTTTGATGAGCAGACCGCCAACCCAGTCATTAGCTTAATGCCTGAGCAAGAGGATGTTGTTGATCTAGGCGGAACAATGCGTCTAGGTCTATGGCCTTGCCGGATAGAGCCGAATACATTGGCGAGCAAACTCTACAACAAAGAAGTGATCTACGAGCGTCACCGTCACCGCTATGAATTTAATAATGCCTATCGCAATCTGTTCTTAGAGACAGGTTTTATGGTGAGTGGGACTTCTCCAGACGGCAGGCTCGTCGAGATTGTAGAGCTGCCAAGTCATCCATACTTTATTGCCTGTCAGTTTCATCCTGAATTTCAATCGCGGCCTAGTACACCTCATCCGATGTTCTTAGGATTGGTTGAAGCAGCGCTAAAAGATAACACGTTTGTAGAAGAAATCAAGCGAATGGAGACTTCTGTAAGCGTTTGA
- a CDS encoding glycosyltransferase family 39 protein has translation MKSSASFRGFYLPFILVLAAVLRLYRLTAKPLWVDELYTAFYSLGKSLDMIPFGELLPPERYWALIADPGTPWQAAQAVTTYSNHPPLFFMLMNGWLQSVGTSIWSLRAFAVGWGLVAVIGVFYLGRRIGGNRTGQIAALLMAVSPYGIYLSQEARHYSLAVAIATFVLVNWIALLQGERTFWRWLSWVGLNVLGLYVHYFYGFGLIAQWLVTAVVLLRRLQSRTQTLAQTLNQSFGWLLAIIATALLYFPWGPTALTHFQSDGGTSWLSHDIPLYQTVLYPVVHTLAAAVFMLVLLPVEQVPLWMSIPSALIMLSVFGIVIRQFIQGWQKNLRISASYSNSKSYSPACDLHAADLWVDAPLVSYTTVVFAIMMAITYGLGKDLTRAPRYFFMLYPTVSVMLAIGLERQRRWVLSVVITAGVLSQILISYDISLLKPYLPGQIGARIAAESSPTVVLMMSGQDSQASYQALFLSYILAIPQTIPPTLATQIALTESASSSIWSPDISSSPPDDSVLWLIEPKRETPFPQAVVLSIQTCLPTGEGINTEGTRQQRYQCSGKVPSDE, from the coding sequence TTGAAGAGTTCAGCATCGTTTCGAGGGTTTTATCTACCATTCATCCTGGTGCTAGCAGCAGTGCTGCGGTTGTATCGGCTGACGGCGAAGCCTCTCTGGGTCGATGAACTCTATACCGCTTTCTACAGTTTGGGGAAAAGTTTGGATATGATTCCCTTTGGGGAGTTGCTTCCTCCCGAACGATACTGGGCGTTAATTGCCGATCCAGGCACGCCTTGGCAGGCGGCGCAGGCAGTGACGACGTATAGCAATCATCCACCACTGTTTTTCATGTTGATGAATGGCTGGCTACAAAGCGTAGGCACTTCTATATGGAGCCTGCGGGCTTTTGCGGTGGGATGGGGCTTAGTAGCTGTGATCGGAGTGTTCTACTTAGGCCGACGAATAGGCGGAAATCGTACTGGTCAAATCGCTGCTCTGCTGATGGCCGTCTCTCCATACGGCATTTATCTATCGCAAGAGGCTAGACACTACAGTTTGGCAGTGGCGATCGCCACTTTTGTACTGGTGAACTGGATAGCCTTACTCCAAGGAGAACGTACTTTCTGGCGATGGCTTAGCTGGGTTGGCCTGAATGTGCTAGGTCTTTACGTTCACTACTTCTATGGCTTTGGCCTGATCGCTCAGTGGCTAGTTACCGCGGTGGTTCTGCTCAGGCGACTTCAAAGCCGCACTCAAACGCTAGCTCAGACGCTAAATCAATCGTTTGGCTGGTTGCTGGCAATCATAGCTACAGCCCTACTCTATTTCCCTTGGGGGCCTACTGCGCTTACACACTTTCAAAGCGATGGTGGAACGAGCTGGTTAAGTCACGATATCCCTCTCTACCAGACGGTTTTATACCCTGTAGTCCACACATTAGCCGCAGCGGTTTTTATGCTAGTGCTGCTGCCGGTAGAACAGGTGCCGTTATGGATGTCAATTCCATCTGCCCTGATCATGCTAAGTGTCTTCGGCATTGTAATACGTCAGTTTATTCAGGGTTGGCAAAAGAATTTACGGATATCAGCCTCTTATTCCAATTCAAAATCCTATTCGCCTGCTTGTGATCTACATGCTGCTGATCTATGGGTAGACGCGCCACTGGTGAGCTATACAACAGTTGTGTTTGCAATCATGATGGCTATCACCTACGGGCTAGGTAAAGATCTGACTAGGGCACCGCGCTATTTCTTTATGCTGTATCCGACTGTAAGCGTCATGTTAGCAATAGGGCTAGAGCGGCAACGACGTTGGGTGCTAAGCGTGGTGATTACCGCTGGCGTTCTCAGCCAAATCCTAATTAGCTATGACATTAGCCTACTGAAGCCATATTTGCCCGGACAGATTGGAGCTCGCATCGCGGCTGAATCTTCTCCTACGGTCGTTCTGATGATGTCTGGTCAAGATAGTCAAGCTAGCTATCAGGCGCTTTTTCTAAGCTATATATTAGCCATCCCACAGACCATTCCTCCGACCTTAGCGACTCAGATAGCGCTAACTGAGTCAGCCAGTTCCAGCATCTGGTCACCTGATATTAGCAGCAGCCCTCCAGATGACTCAGTGCTTTGGCTCATAGAGCCCAAGCGCGAAACACCTTTCCCACAGGCAGTCGTATTGTCTATTCAGACCTGTTTACCTACAGGTGAGGGAATCAACACAGAAGGCACTCGTCAGCAAAGATATCAGTGCAGTGGTAAGGTCCCTAGTGATGAGTGA
- a CDS encoding pitrilysin family protein, which translates to MTSISTKQSATVRTQLANGLTVIAIENPIADIVAAHFFIRAGHVYETSTNSGIFDLLAAVLTKGTHHRNALDIAETVESIGAGFGADVSSDYSTISLKTVSSDFETVLALAAEVIRLPSFPDSEIELERCLILQSLRSMKEQPFNVAYNQLREALYKGHPYGHTHAQTESCVESFTKADLLAAHQQYFRPDNMVVTVVGRQSPTLTLKLIEQYFGDWRSPNHSLPQLQFPPVSVAAQKIVTVQNTNQAFVILGHLAGSVNSLDYAALKIISTYLGNGLSSRLFVELREKKGLAYDVSAFYPTRLGTSQFIAYIGTAPENVPVALSELRSELARMTTTPLTAEELQVAKNKILGQYALGKQTNSQIAQTLGWYEVLGLGIGFDDYFQQQIAAVTIADVLVAAQRCLVNQVLSVLGPADAIESLR; encoded by the coding sequence GTGACCTCTATCTCGACCAAACAGTCCGCTACCGTCCGAACCCAGCTTGCCAACGGTCTTACCGTCATCGCTATTGAAAATCCGATTGCAGACATCGTTGCGGCTCATTTCTTTATTCGCGCTGGTCACGTCTACGAAACGTCTACAAATTCAGGCATCTTCGATCTACTTGCTGCTGTACTAACTAAGGGTACTCATCATAGAAACGCGTTAGATATCGCTGAGACTGTTGAATCTATTGGTGCAGGCTTTGGTGCAGATGTCTCGTCTGACTACAGCACCATCAGCCTCAAGACTGTCTCGTCTGATTTTGAAACCGTGCTTGCCCTTGCAGCCGAAGTGATCAGATTGCCTAGTTTTCCAGACTCAGAAATAGAACTAGAACGCTGCCTGATTCTACAAAGTCTTAGATCGATGAAGGAGCAGCCTTTCAACGTGGCTTACAACCAGCTACGAGAGGCACTCTATAAAGGTCATCCATACGGCCATACCCATGCCCAAACCGAAAGCTGCGTTGAGTCATTTACCAAAGCCGATCTGCTTGCTGCTCATCAGCAATACTTTCGCCCAGACAATATGGTGGTCACTGTCGTCGGCCGCCAGTCGCCTACACTCACGCTCAAACTAATCGAGCAGTACTTCGGCGACTGGCGATCGCCTAACCACTCACTGCCACAGCTACAATTTCCACCCGTATCAGTAGCCGCTCAGAAAATTGTCACTGTACAAAATACAAATCAAGCTTTTGTGATTCTAGGACACTTGGCTGGTTCAGTGAACAGCCTAGACTACGCTGCTCTTAAAATCATCAGTACCTATCTAGGGAATGGACTCTCTAGTCGCCTGTTCGTTGAACTACGTGAAAAGAAGGGTTTAGCTTATGATGTCTCCGCATTCTATCCCACTCGTTTGGGGACATCGCAGTTTATTGCATACATTGGCACCGCACCTGAAAACGTTCCAGTAGCGCTATCTGAGCTGCGTAGCGAACTAGCCCGTATGACAACGACTCCGCTGACTGCTGAAGAGCTACAAGTAGCGAAGAACAAAATACTGGGTCAGTACGCTCTTGGTAAACAGACGAATAGTCAGATTGCCCAAACCCTAGGGTGGTATGAAGTCTTGGGATTAGGAATAGGATTTGATGACTACTTTCAGCAGCAAATCGCTGCTGTTACGATCGCAGATGTCCTAGTCGCTGCCCAACGCTGCTTAGTCAATCAAGTACTCTCTGTGCTTGGACCTGCTGATGCTATCGAGTCTCTACGCTAA